The window CTCCTGAAGTTTTTGGTATTCATTCATGAGCGTTTCCATCTGATTCAGTAGTTTACGTAACGATGTTGGGGAAACTCCGAACTGCTCTTCGACATGAATTCGCTTCAGAAAACTCGATATCCGTTCCGCTCCCTGACAACCCTTGATTCAAACTCATACAATACCGCCAGAAGCATTTTAACCTGCCATTCATCGCCGACCTGACTCGCCCAAAAAGAATACTCCGGATACTGATTTCTCTTGGACAAGGCGGTTTGTCCTCGTTGAACCTGTCCTACAGAAAGTCCGATCTCTGTGGCCATTTTCCGGATGGATGACGTGCCAAATTCCTTTATTCGTTCCAGGATACGCCAATCCTGTTGACGAACTTGCATGCTTTGTGTGCCCATGGTTACCTCTCTCAATTCCAAGTGTTTGAGAGAGGTTCAATATTCATTTTTTTATCCCGAAGGAAGTCCTTTTTTCAAAAAAGTGTATCGGCTTACGTTGATAGCCCATCCACGAAAGAAAAAAGGCGCAGGATGCCTTCTCAGTGAAATACCGCGATACACTTGATCCTGAAGCCCATCACTGGGAACGCTGCGCGGAGGTCCTTTCCAGAAGGAATATTATCAAGGTATTGAGTGAACTGTGGTAACAGGAGGTTATAATTTCTAAAATACACAGTTGATTGATTAAAATGGTAGTTTGCTTCATTGGAAGGGAAGATGTTGGAAGCATTTTCGCAGGCTCCAAATCTGGTCTGGAGCCTGAATGGTCTATGGTTCAGAAAGCCTGATTATTTCCCGGCTTTGGGATGCATTCCAGACTTGGGATGTGTTTCCGCATGAGTTTCTTCCAGGGCAGAGTCTTCAGCTTTGGAGGAAGCTTTGGCTTTGGTTGTTACAAGGATGACCCTGATTTCCGCGACGGTCAGGGTGTTGGTTTCCGCATCAAAGGCTCCTCTGGCAATCATGGTTTTTATATTGATGGCGTTTTCAAATTTCTGATTCAGCGCTTCAACGAAATTAGCGAAATCCGTGAAAGTTTGCAGAGTGCGCGCCTTACCGATCACAAACACACCTGTTCCACTGGCCGTCGGAACGATGGTGAACGTATTTCCATAGCTTGCCAGATCACTATTTGAGGGAAACAAATGATGATGTTTCCCGAATTCTTCAAGTGTCATATCTATTGCGATAGAACTGGCATCCGCGCTAACAAACGGTTGGTTACTGCCTTGTTCTTTCCAGTCAATTTTTGCGGTAATCGCGACATTGCTCACATCAATCAGGGTTTGAGCCGAAAAAATTTCTCCCGCATTGAAAAAGCCTTTGACACGAATCAAGCTTCCGTTTTCCAGGGCACTCACATCCAGATTGCTGGTATTGACCGTCAACGCATTGATTGAACTGATGTCATACACACTGCTTCGGCGTTGATTGATTTCTTTGGTATCAAGAACCAGACTTCCAGAAGCAACCCCCTGCACCGTTCCTGCTAAATAGGACATCTGAATTCGGGCGGTTTGAGGAGCGGACATGACAAAGCCGTCTGCCTTTTCTGCCAGCGTTCCACTGATCCACAACAGTGTCCCCGGGAGTATTTCATCTTTGGAAACGGTTTCCCTGCTCAACTGCTTGTTGACTTTGGTCAGATTGGTCAGATCAATCGTCACATGATCGTTGAAAACACAGGAACCATTACTGCGAACAATGGCCGCGCCCAAGACCACAATCTGGTCACCATCACGTTCAATCACACTACCCCGAACCACATCCAGGGTTCCATCTGGCACACTGCTTCCGACATAAACTTCTGCGGCCTGAATGGTTTTTGTTTCAATATCCATAGTGCCAACCACAATCACCCCTGTTGTTGAATCCTTTTCAGCAAGTGCCTGAAGTCCTGACTCAGCGTTGAATGCGATGCCATCAATTTCAAAGGTGGTTTCAGTCGAAGTATGAATCGTAATCTCGCCAAAATCACCTGACTTGACCCACAGTGGCCGAACCTGTAACTCAAACGTACCAGCGGCAGTATCAGCGGATTTGAACAACCCCCGTATCCGGTTGTCTTTCAGGTTGGTCGGATTGATTTCTGTGACCAGCATGGGTGTTACTGTGACCACAGGAGTTCCGGAAGAAAGATCAACCGCATTGGTTGCTTCCAGATCAAAATCGAGTTGCAGATGGGAGGGAACCCCTGGAACAATCACCAGAGGATGATCTCCGGACAGTTGCATTTCCATACTCAAATCACCATTCAGCGATGTGCCGTCGCTATTGAGCATTGTCGCTACCCGGGCAACGCCATTCAGTTCAACAAGGATCTCGGAATTAGAATAATCCAGAGTCATTTTTCCGCTGACATACTTTCCCGGAGGAACAGTTGCCGCAGTGAGTAACTCTGTCATATTGGTGTATTGAGCAAAATCAATCCGGCTGGAGAGTGGCAGAACTTCCACCTGTGCCCCATCGGCTTTGGTGAGTGACAAGGATTTTACATCCACAGTGTACGTTAAAAAATCACCATCCGCATCCGTCAATCCGACCAGCAACGTTCCAGTTTCATCGCTTGTGGAAATTTCCTTGTCTCCAGTTTTTGACGGTGCGTCTTCAGCCGTAACATTGAATGTTTCGCTGTTCATTTCACCACACCCCATGAGAAAGGCCAGCACCAGCATGACAACAATAAAAACATGTTTTTTTGTTCCCTTATTATTTTTCATAACGCCTCCGAATTAAATGATCAGGTGAACATCTGATTTAAACCTTAATTTGTTAAACTCATGCTTAACATGAGTAAAATACTATACATCTATGCATTAACAATAAATCCAAATCAATATTTGACATGATTTTTATGTTCACTATTGGTGAACACCATGATATACGGTTAGCACATCATTCTCTGAAAGATAAGTATGGTTTATGGAATCGTGTTCACTGAACCTGATATGAACATCAACGCGGGAATTCATCATGAACAGCCTGAAATATGAGGATCTCAATCTGGATATCTACCAGTACCAGGATTGCAGATCGTTGCTGAAAGATTATTTTGAAAAATGTCAGGAACTGGATAAACGTTATTCATTCCGGTATTTCAGCAAAACCCTTGGACTCAGCTCTCCCGGATACATTCAGGCAATGCTCCAGGGTAAAAAACCGGTTTCAGACAGGTTGATGGAAAACATGATCCATCTTCTCGGTTTGAAAAAAGAAACGAGGGCCTATTTTGAAATGCTGGTGCGACTGGACCGGGTGGACTTCAACAGTCCGCTATATCAGGAATATTATCAGGCCATTCAGACCATTCGTTCCAAACATCTACAGGTGAAATCTCTGGATGAGGCCCAATACAACTGCATTTCATCGTGGTACCATTGGGTGATTCGTGAAATGGCCATGATGCAAGGTGCCAGCCTCAAAGTTCAATGGCTGAAGCGTTGTCTCAATCGCTTTGTTCCTATCACTGGAAAACAAATCATGCGCATCGTCGAGGATTTGAAAGAGGCCAGACTGCTGGAAGAAACAGATGGAAGCCTTGTGGTCAAGGACCCTGTTGTGAATCTGGGTGATGAAACCAGTGCGATGATGTTGAAACGCTATCACATGGGCGCCATGGAGCAGGGTATTTTAAGCCTGAACAATAAAGCAAAAGACAGAGATTATGGTTCTGTTCTGGTTGCGACCAATCCTGAGAAAATTCAACTGGCCCGTGAAAAACTTAGAAAAACCCGCAGGGAAATCATGGAAATTTTACAGGCATCGCCAGAAGAAGCGTCCCTGGTGGTTTCCTGGTCCTATCAGTTTTTTCCTGTGGCAGAACTGGTCGAAAACGCTGATGAATAATCAAACCGGAGAGTTATGAATAGCTGGATTTTGTTGAAACTCAGGGCACCTCAACTGTTAATTTTTATGGTTCTGGCCGTATGGTTTTCGGGATGCGGCGTGGAATTTGGAAATCCGTCTGACGATGGTGGCGGAACCACAACAGCCTCTTTGCGTGGTATCGCGGCCCAGGGATCCGCTGTCGCAAACACCGCACTGAGCATTTGGGATTCCAGCGGAAATCTCTGGCAGAACACAACTTCCAAGGCCAGTGGTGAATACAGATTTTCCATTCCTGACAACGCGCAATTCCCGTTGCTGATGTGCATGTTCCCTGAAGAAAAATCACCCTTGTGCGGACTGCTGGAATCCTCACCGAATACAGGAGAAACAGCCACGCGACACATGAACCCTGTCACGAGTCAGTCCATTGAACAGTGGTTAGGTGTTGATCTTGAGGATTTACCAGACATGACCAGCACGGCGATTTCAGAAAAGCTTGCGGCAACACCCCCCCAAACCCTGATGGATGCGGGAAACAGTTTGAGTGGCAAAGTGTTGGGAGATGCTGTCGCTTTCAGCCTGTTTCATGAGGATCCGGAATTCACCGCGAAATCGGCTACAACAGCGCCTTCGGTCGCAGACTTGATGATCGATGGCTTGAATGATCTGGCGAATGAGCAAAATCAGAATCTTGACGCCTACCTGGATGATGTCCTGAAACAGGGAATCTCTGTCAAGGCGGCATCTTCAGCAGGATTTCAGGTAAGAATGATGCTCCATGCTCTTTCGGGAGGCATCTCGAAGGAGACCAGCGAACAAGTTCTTTCCCCCGTGTATAAAGATGCTGACGCACGCGGATTTTTGACAGAGATCCTGACAGCCCTCAAATCAGCTCAGGATTCCGTTGCGTTGAGTATTTCTGATGAGGAAAGCCGAACGCTGGCAATCGACAGCATGGCTGAAACACTGTCAATTGCGCTTGAACAGGAGCAAACCTGGAACACCCTCAAAAAAGAAACCGGCAGGAAATTGATCGAAAATGTGCTGAACATCACTCAAGGCAGTCTGATTGAGGCGACCCGGTCACAACAAACCAAACTGGATGTGTACCTCCGAAAGACCGCTCTCCAGAACGCGGCCCGTTTCGCCGGATATGTGATGGCCTATGTTGACGCAAAAGACAGTCTGAGTGAGCGGGCAAAAACGAAACTCACGCTCAAAACGCAGACTATGATCAGCCAGGTCAATCAACGAATTCTGGAAAAACTGGCCAACGATACAGACGCCGATGCCATGCTTGGTTCGCTTCAGACCGCTAAAACCGAAATCCATCAGATTTTTGAGACTGCCCTGGCAGAAATACTTTCCGACAACGATGTGAAAGCGCATTTAAAACCGGAGTCACATCGACCACAAAACCACCCGGGCTTGAAAGCTTCTGTTTCAGACAAACACAGTATGTCCCTGGATCAGGTTTCGGATATACCCTTTGAGGCCTCCAGCAAGGTGTTGACGGTTGACGCCATGAGTCATGAGATTACGATGCAGATCAATTTCACTTATCTGGAAGGACAAGGCGTGTTGGCATTGCAGGGAATAATGAATCCCCGCCGGTCGAATGCACTGGGAACCTTCACCCTTGAGTGGAGCAACACATCCGCCGCCAAAAACTTCAAGGGGCGTTGGAGTTCAGAATATTCAGGAAATGAATTGACTAAATTTATGTTGAAAGATCACCGTTTCCAGCCATTGCGGGAAATTGAGATTATAACAAAGATCACTGCCAAAACAAATGAACCAATTTCAGGTAAGATCATCATTTACAAAAAATTCAAATAACAACCCACATTGAGCAGGTGGCTATGATGTTTTAGAAGCCTTTTGGTAAAAAATAGTATATTTACCTTATGGCCGTTTAAGATACTGATAATTTTTTGGCACCTTTCAAAATCAGTCAATGGCTCCATCAATATATCTGCCAGCCAGGTTATCTCTATGAGTTTTGATGAAGCACTGCTGCCGGACGGGGTCAATCACAGCAATTTCATCATGAGTGATGGAGTGGGGAAGATCGAGGGAGCTTTGTTTTATTCCTGAAAAACGGTGACATTCACCCCTTATGAATCGCTTGCATCTGGACAAACCTACACAGTAACCTTAACAATCGGCATTATGGACATCTGCGGGAATCCTGTCGCCAGTGATTATTCCTGGAGTTTTACCACTTCAGCCAATTGATCGCATGAAAGAGTCTGTTTCAACTTCCGGTATCGTCCAGTCCGGCTTGCACCACTCACAGGCGACACGACGACTACGGCCCCAAAAGCATTACCTGTGCAGCACGACCCCACAGCCTTTAGTGTGTGTTCAGATGTCGTTAAGTTACTATTTTCTCACATACTATTTCAAATATGTCAAATAGTGGTTTGGCGGCAATATTGGACTCTCCTCATCTTGAATGACACAGGACATCCAATATGGTCCAGCATATTTCATGAATAGTTCGTATTGCTCTTCCGTGGAAGGTGCCTCAAAGTAATATAATTTGTTTATGACCATATTTTCTATGTGAACCTTAAATTCTTTGGGCCAACATTTTGGATGACCAAATGAAAAAATTTTCCCTCCAGTTTCAACAAGTCGTGTTAGAAATATTTCACCGCTCTCAAATTCAGGTATTGAATTTTCAATTTTTATGATTTTTCCCGTGAACAGTTCACGGAATGTTATTGTTTTTTTGGTGCTGGCTATTTCTTGATAAAGTCCTAACCGGGAAATTCTCATCTGATCTATAAAATATTTACAATCGTTGAATAGTTCTTTGTTTGTTAAAAATTCTTCAAAACAGTCCAAAACCGTTTTTTGATCAGCAAAGGGAAAATCACAAAAGATCCACGATTGCACAAAGACTTCATCATCAAACATTTCATCATGAATAAACAATCGGTCTAACTCTTCCCAACATTTCGATAATGAAGGAAACTCCTTTTCATATATTGTGATCATGGCAAATGATGTTAATAATCTAAAACTTCGAATTAAGTATTCCCACTCTTTTGGACCTCTAATAGGTGCATTTAAATAACGATCCACATCTTTGAAGGCTTTCAATTCTTTTAGACTTAATTGATCTATATCAATGTTCATTCCATTTAATGTTTCAATCCATGTAGGCGAAGCCTGTTTTTTCGTTCTGATTTTTTTCATTTTTTTCCTGATTCATTGTTTTTAATTTAAATCATGAGTCAGAGGAACCCGAAGACTCCATCCGCTCACAGGTTTTTGATCCGGAGTGAATGCGAAGGAACATCAATTTTCATGTCACACTTGGGGAATCCAAAAAGGGCCATCTTTAAAGTTGATCCTGTTTAATTCACTTTTTAATGTACTTCTCAACCACTGATGCATAGAATCAAATTTTCTTCGTTCATGCCATACTAAAGAAAAATTCAGTAGTTGGGCCTGAAATGGAAGTTCAAAATAGGCGATCTTTCCATGGGCTTTATAGGTTTGGGCTAAAATACTTGGAGCGGTTAAGATCAGGTCACTTTTAGAAGTGATGTCAAACGAAGTGGAAAAATTAGGTACCTTGATGGCTACCTGTCGCCGCAAACCTTTGTTCTCAATTCCCATATCGATCAATCCCTTGCCCGCACCGATCACCATAGTCAGGATATGCTGATAGCCCAGATAATCGTTTAACGCTAAATCAGAACTCAAAATCGGATGATCTTTTCTGACAATGCCGACCAAATGGTCTTGGAACAAATGCGTCTGGTAAATCCCGAGCGGCGAATTAAACAGGACGCCAATCGCAATATCAATGCTATTTTGCTCCAACTCTTTCAGTGTATGAACGGTCCAGTTCACAACTTCTATTTGAATTTGAGGAGCCATTGAATGCAGCTTGATGTAGATATCGGATAATATCGGAAAACTGGCGAAATCCATGGTTGCGATTTTGATTGTGCCCGTTGCGGTTGCAGGGGAAAAATTCGGTTGCTTAATGATTTTGTCTACAGATTGAAGCGTGTCTAATAATTGAACTCTTATTTCTTCAGCTCTGGGCGTTGGAATTAAGCCTTTGGACGCACGGATGAATAACGGATCATTCATTAATTCCCGCAGTCTGGCCAATGTCCTGCTCATGGCAGATTGACTGATTCCTAACTGTTTAGCGGCTTTACTGACATTTTGTTCTTCCAGGAGTACCTGTAAACTTACCAGTAAATTGAGGTCAATATTTCGAAGAGGATATTTCATAACCTGTGATATGCGTTAGATGCATGGTGAGTATGACTATTTTGAATTATGACCGATAACAAAACCATGTTACAGTCGCCTCCAGTGAATTAACTTCTGGAACAACAAACTTCAGCCTGAAAAGGAGTTTTATGAGCCATTCAGTATCGACAACCCAGACGGTTTCTCACCGAACCGCTTGCATTTTATGTCCGGAAAACTGTGGTTTGGTGATTGATACACTAGACGGAAAATTTGTCAAAGTTCTCGGGGATAAAAATCACCCGACATCCCAAGGATACATGTGTCAGAAACCCACCAGATTGAATTATTATCAAAACCATGAGGATCGCTTGACTCAGCCGTTAAAACGACAGGAAGATGGTTCTTTCGTGGAAATTTCATGGGATCAGGCTATCAGGGAAATCGCGGATAAACTAAACCACTTACGAGATACGTATACAGGTCGTTCATTGGCTTATTATGGTGGCGGTGGACAGGGAAATCATTTAGGGGGCGTTTATTCTACAGCCTTGCGAGCCGCCATGGACACCCGGTATCTCTATGGCTCTTTGGCTCAGGAAAAAACAGGTGGCTTCTGGGTCAATGGAAAACTGTTCGGGAGACAAAACATCCATCCCACTGAGGATGTGGAACATGCTGAAATTTCAATTTTCATTGGAACCAACCCCTGGCAATCTCATGGTTTCCATCATGCCAGAAAAACATTGAATGAAATTAAAAAAGATCCCACTCGAAAAATTGTCGTGATTGATCCAAGAAAAACAGAAACGGCTGAAATGGCGGATCTATTCATTCAGGTCAAACCGGGAAAAGACGCCTATCTCATGACCGCGTTATTAGCCATTTTAGTCCGTGACAATTTAGTAGATCATGATTTTATTAGAGAAAAAACAACTGGCTATGAAACGGTTGCCAAGTATCTGAGTACCGTTCCCATAGCCCGATTCGCAATTTATTCAGGAACCGATGAGGCAACATTATCTGGTTTGGCCAGGGATATCTCAACAGCATCCAGTGTGACAGTGAGAACCGATCTGGGCCTGGAACAGAGCCGACACAGCACTTTAAATGGTTATCTTTCCAGGTTGATATTTCTAATAACCGGAAATTTTGGAAGAAAAGGATGTCACAATCTCCACACTTCTTTTATTCCGGTGATTGGCCATTCAGATGAACCTGAGGTCAATAAAAAAGTATGGAAGACACAAGTCACAGGGATGAAGGAAATTGCCAAAATTTTTCCACCTAATATCCTACCCGCTGAGATCGACACAGACCATCCCAATCGAATACGGGGTCTGTTTGTGGATAGTTCCAATCCAGTGACAACAGCGGCAGATACTAACGCGTATCGCAAAGCTTTTAAAAAACTGGAACTGTTGGTGGTCATTGATGTTGCTTTAACAGAAACCGCAGAACTTGCTCATTATGTGCTTCCAGCGTCTTCCCAATTTGAAAAGTGGGAGGCTGCGTTTTTTAATTTAGGGTTTCCCACCAATCACTTTCATTTAAGAAAACCCATTGTTCCCGCAACGCCGGGAACGCTGCCAGAGCCGGAAATCTATAGAAGATTAGTTGTTGCAATGGGAAAAATTCCGGCTTCATTTCCCGAATTAAAGGCCATTGCCAAGCTGGATCGAAAATTTCCAAAACTTAAATTATTTCCCCTTGCACTGAAGGCCTTTCTAGCGCTAAAGCCCAAATTGCGGCCCTACTTCACGATCATTCTTGCGGAGACATTAGGGGAGGCTTTGCCGGATCAGGCAAAAGCCGCCGCGGTTTTCTGGGGTGCCGCACAGATCTATGCCAAACAACATAAAGAGGCAATTCAACGTGCTGGTATTATTGATCAGGGAAACGGCCTTGGAGACGCGCTGTTTGAAAAAATTCTTCATAGTCCGTCAGGCACAAATATCAGTGTTCATAACTACGAAGACCAATGGAAATGGATCAAGCATCCTGATGGTAAAATCCATCTATGCATTGAAGAAATGTTTGAAGAAATGGGACGCTTGGAAAATGAAATCCAATTAGACCTTCATTCCAAGAAAGACTTCCCTTTTCTGCTGAGTGCCGGAGGCCGTCGAACTTATAACGCAAACGCCATTTATCGAGATCCGGAATGGAGGAAAAGTGAAAAGGAAGGCGCTCTGTATATCCATAGTGATGACGCAAACATGTTGGGACTTAAAACAGGGGACCCTGTGATCTGTGAGTCGAAAGTAAACTCCATGACAGTCGTTGTTGAAGTGAATGATTCAACTCAGCCGGGATATGTGATGCTACCTCATGGCTATGGCTTGCGTTTTCCCCTCAAAGGAACAAAGCAACGCGGCTCTCAAGGTCCAGTGATTAATCATTTAACCTCCAGCGATCACTGTGACGAGTTAGCTAAAACCCCCTTTCATAAAAACGTTCCGGTTCGACTGAAGGCCGTGAGCAATCTTTAGCAGTTTGCAGATCAAAACATCGCCTTGCTGAATTGGCGCTGTTCTGTAAACGGGGTACTTTCTCCTCCAGTTTGATTGATTTCAAACCTCTTGTGTTTTCTCATGGTAGCTTCTAATTACAGTGATCCTGTCGAGTGGCTTGTGGATATTTCCCGCATCAATCGATATGGGATGTGACCCCTTATGATTTTCTTTTGGGAGAAACTATGGCAAAAATTGAAGAAATTCTGCAAACAGAAGTGCTGAAAAACCTGGAACTGGACAAAATTGTGAAGGTTCCCAAATCCATGTCGATGCGTGACACGATCACCAAGCTCAACGATTCCCGAATTCAGACAGCGCTGGTGACTGAAAATGACAAAACGGTTGGCATATTGACACAAAGCCATGTCGTTCAAAAAATGGCTTTGGGGAATGAGGCCTCGCTGTCTCAGTCTGTAGAAAGTGTGATGTTTCCCATCACAGGTAAATTGACGGCGAATTCAACGCTGGCTGAAGCGATGAGCCACTTGAAATCGCACCGGCAGAAATCGTTGCCGGTTATTGACGATCAGGGCAACACCGTTGGAGTTGTTTCATACAAAACACTGGTGCGTTTCATTGCCGCACGGTTCTCAGACAAGGTTTATAACCTGCCCCCCAATTTACATCAAACCAGTATGGCCAAAGAAGGGGCCTGAAATTGTTGATACACTTTAATTCCAAAGCACCTTGACCTAGAGGTTTCATG is drawn from SAR324 cluster bacterium and contains these coding sequences:
- a CDS encoding TIGR02147 family protein: MNSLKYEDLNLDIYQYQDCRSLLKDYFEKCQELDKRYSFRYFSKTLGLSSPGYIQAMLQGKKPVSDRLMENMIHLLGLKKETRAYFEMLVRLDRVDFNSPLYQEYYQAIQTIRSKHLQVKSLDEAQYNCISSWYHWVIREMAMMQGASLKVQWLKRCLNRFVPITGKQIMRIVEDLKEARLLEETDGSLVVKDPVVNLGDETSAMMLKRYHMGAMEQGILSLNNKAKDRDYGSVLVATNPEKIQLAREKLRKTRREIMEILQASPEEASLVVSWSYQFFPVAELVENADE
- a CDS encoding Ig-like domain-containing protein, which encodes MTFTPYESLASGQTYTVTLTIGIMDICGNPVASDYSWSFTTSAN
- a CDS encoding LysR family transcriptional regulator; this translates as MKYPLRNIDLNLLVSLQVLLEEQNVSKAAKQLGISQSAMSRTLARLRELMNDPLFIRASKGLIPTPRAEEIRVQLLDTLQSVDKIIKQPNFSPATATGTIKIATMDFASFPILSDIYIKLHSMAPQIQIEVVNWTVHTLKELEQNSIDIAIGVLFNSPLGIYQTHLFQDHLVGIVRKDHPILSSDLALNDYLGYQHILTMVIGAGKGLIDMGIENKGLRRQVAIKVPNFSTSFDITSKSDLILTAPSILAQTYKAHGKIAYFELPFQAQLLNFSLVWHERRKFDSMHQWLRSTLKSELNRINFKDGPFWIPQV
- a CDS encoding molybdopterin-dependent oxidoreductase produces the protein MSHSVSTTQTVSHRTACILCPENCGLVIDTLDGKFVKVLGDKNHPTSQGYMCQKPTRLNYYQNHEDRLTQPLKRQEDGSFVEISWDQAIREIADKLNHLRDTYTGRSLAYYGGGGQGNHLGGVYSTALRAAMDTRYLYGSLAQEKTGGFWVNGKLFGRQNIHPTEDVEHAEISIFIGTNPWQSHGFHHARKTLNEIKKDPTRKIVVIDPRKTETAEMADLFIQVKPGKDAYLMTALLAILVRDNLVDHDFIREKTTGYETVAKYLSTVPIARFAIYSGTDEATLSGLARDISTASSVTVRTDLGLEQSRHSTLNGYLSRLIFLITGNFGRKGCHNLHTSFIPVIGHSDEPEVNKKVWKTQVTGMKEIAKIFPPNILPAEIDTDHPNRIRGLFVDSSNPVTTAADTNAYRKAFKKLELLVVIDVALTETAELAHYVLPASSQFEKWEAAFFNLGFPTNHFHLRKPIVPATPGTLPEPEIYRRLVVAMGKIPASFPELKAIAKLDRKFPKLKLFPLALKAFLALKPKLRPYFTIILAETLGEALPDQAKAAAVFWGAAQIYAKQHKEAIQRAGIIDQGNGLGDALFEKILHSPSGTNISVHNYEDQWKWIKHPDGKIHLCIEEMFEEMGRLENEIQLDLHSKKDFPFLLSAGGRRTYNANAIYRDPEWRKSEKEGALYIHSDDANMLGLKTGDPVICESKVNSMTVVVEVNDSTQPGYVMLPHGYGLRFPLKGTKQRGSQGPVINHLTSSDHCDELAKTPFHKNVPVRLKAVSNL
- a CDS encoding CBS domain-containing protein — translated: MAKIEEILQTEVLKNLELDKIVKVPKSMSMRDTITKLNDSRIQTALVTENDKTVGILTQSHVVQKMALGNEASLSQSVESVMFPITGKLTANSTLAEAMSHLKSHRQKSLPVIDDQGNTVGVVSYKTLVRFIAARFSDKVYNLPPNLHQTSMAKEGA